The following are from one region of the Planctomonas sp. JC2975 genome:
- the panB gene encoding 3-methyl-2-oxobutanoate hydroxymethyltransferase, producing MADEASTSTSATAEERPYGGTSEGPKRVRTRHFQNAKASGIKITGLTSYDMLSARIFDEAGIDFLLVGDSAGNNVFGYDTTLPVRVDDLIPLTRAVANAVSRAFVVADMPFGSYETDVQDALHTAVRFMKETGAHAVKLEGGKRSAKQIRRIVDAGIPVMAHIGYTPQSEHQLGGHIIQGRGDSGIESLLADAHAVEDAGAFAVVLEMVPADAAAQVTKELTIPTIGVGAGPNVDGQLLVWTDWAGFTTGRVPRFVRQYADLQGVLADAARRYKDDVEHGEYPGPEHSY from the coding sequence TCGGAAGGCCCCAAGCGCGTGAGGACGAGGCACTTCCAGAACGCGAAGGCCAGCGGCATCAAGATCACCGGGTTGACCAGCTACGACATGTTGAGCGCCCGCATCTTCGATGAGGCCGGTATCGACTTCCTGCTCGTGGGCGATTCGGCCGGGAACAACGTTTTCGGATACGACACCACTCTTCCGGTGCGCGTCGACGACCTGATTCCACTGACCAGGGCCGTCGCCAACGCCGTGTCGCGTGCCTTCGTCGTTGCTGACATGCCGTTCGGCTCCTATGAGACCGACGTGCAGGACGCGCTGCACACCGCGGTGCGCTTCATGAAGGAGACGGGCGCCCACGCCGTGAAGCTCGAGGGCGGCAAGCGGAGCGCCAAGCAGATCCGGCGCATCGTCGATGCCGGCATCCCTGTCATGGCGCACATCGGCTACACGCCTCAGAGCGAGCATCAGCTCGGCGGTCACATCATCCAGGGTCGCGGGGACAGCGGCATCGAGTCGCTGCTCGCCGACGCTCACGCAGTCGAGGATGCCGGCGCGTTCGCCGTCGTGCTCGAGATGGTCCCAGCGGATGCCGCAGCTCAGGTCACGAAGGAGCTCACGATCCCCACGATCGGCGTCGGTGCAGGCCCGAACGTCGACGGGCAACTCCTCGTCTGGACGGACTGGGCCGGATTCACCACCGGACGAGTCCCGCGATTCGTCCGCCAGTACGCCGACCTCCAGGGTGTGCTCGCCGACGCGGCCCGTCGCTACAAGGACGACGTCGAACACGGCGAGTATCCGGGGCCGGAGCACAGCTACTGA
- a CDS encoding SPOR domain-containing protein, which translates to MVDGFDQDIEKKYWYNIKTGAVEQGFKSPAPNRVGPFDTHAEAENALETLRENSARWAEEDS; encoded by the coding sequence ATGGTGGACGGGTTCGACCAAGACATCGAGAAGAAGTACTGGTACAACATCAAGACCGGTGCCGTTGAGCAGGGCTTCAAGTCGCCTGCTCCCAATCGGGTCGGCCCGTTCGACACCCATGCCGAGGCCGAGAACGCGCTCGAGACGCTGCGCGAGAACAGCGCGCGCTGGGCCGAAGAAGACAGCTGA
- the map gene encoding type I methionyl aminopeptidase, with translation MPKDSAGHLIPGRISPRRPVPDSIPRPEYVGKPGPARDDRGDVYTPEEVELIRVSGRIAAQAIALVGENAVPGVTTEHLDALAHQFLIDNGAYPSTLGYRGYPKSICTSVNEVICHGIPDDTVLEDGDIVNVDITAFKNGVHGDSNQTFIVGQASEDVAQLVERTREALNRGIKAVAPGRQVNVIGRAIESYAKRFGYGVVRDFTGHGVGRSFHSGLIIPHYDSAPNYDTEMVPGMVFTIEPMLTLGGYDWDMWSDDWTVTTKDKSITAQFEHTLVVTERGAEILTLP, from the coding sequence ATGCCCAAGGACTCCGCCGGCCACTTGATCCCCGGCCGCATCTCGCCTCGTCGCCCCGTACCCGATTCCATTCCCCGACCGGAATACGTCGGCAAGCCGGGTCCGGCTCGCGACGACCGGGGCGATGTCTACACGCCGGAGGAGGTCGAGCTCATCCGCGTCTCAGGACGCATCGCGGCACAGGCCATCGCACTCGTCGGCGAGAACGCGGTTCCCGGGGTGACCACGGAGCATCTGGATGCCCTCGCCCACCAATTCCTCATCGACAACGGCGCGTATCCGTCGACGCTGGGATATCGCGGCTATCCGAAGTCGATCTGCACGTCCGTCAACGAGGTGATCTGCCACGGCATCCCCGATGACACGGTGCTCGAGGACGGCGACATCGTGAACGTGGACATCACGGCGTTCAAGAACGGCGTGCACGGCGACAGCAACCAGACCTTCATCGTCGGCCAGGCGTCCGAGGACGTCGCCCAGCTCGTCGAGCGGACCCGCGAGGCGCTGAACCGCGGCATCAAGGCCGTCGCGCCAGGTCGCCAGGTCAATGTCATCGGCCGCGCGATCGAGTCGTACGCCAAGCGGTTCGGCTATGGCGTGGTGCGCGACTTCACGGGGCACGGCGTCGGCCGGTCCTTCCACTCCGGCCTGATCATCCCGCACTACGACTCCGCGCCGAACTACGACACCGAGATGGTGCCGGGCATGGTCTTCACCATCGAGCCCATGCTCACGCTCGGCGGATACGACTGGGACATGTGGTCGGACGACTGGACCGTCACCACGAAGGACAAGTCCATCACCGCGCAGTTCGAGCACACGTTGGTCGTCACCGAGCGCGGCGCGGAGATCCTCACCCTCCCCTGA
- the ppgK gene encoding polyphosphate--glucose phosphotransferase, which yields MTSTTAIGIDIGGTGIKGGVVDLETGELVSDRVKLPTPKGGEPDEVVEVTREVLDQLTGGNPADPVGVCFPAIIKGGRTMSAANVSKNWIGLEAEQKFEKALGRDIHFVNDADAAGYAETTFGAAKGVGGLVILTTLGTGIGSALIYNGVLVPNAELGHLEIDGHDAESRAAYSAKEREDLDWKHWTKRLNKYYGWLEFLFSPDLFVIGGGVSKNWDEFAPMLELNTKAVPATYRNNAGILGAAALASNDPRADRG from the coding sequence ATGACCTCCACGACGGCAATCGGCATCGACATCGGCGGCACGGGGATCAAGGGTGGTGTCGTCGATCTCGAGACCGGAGAGCTCGTCAGCGATCGGGTCAAGCTCCCCACTCCGAAGGGCGGTGAGCCCGACGAGGTGGTCGAGGTCACCCGAGAGGTGCTCGATCAGCTCACCGGCGGCAACCCCGCCGATCCGGTCGGCGTGTGCTTCCCCGCGATCATCAAGGGCGGCCGCACGATGTCGGCGGCGAACGTCTCGAAGAATTGGATTGGGCTCGAGGCGGAACAGAAGTTCGAGAAGGCGCTCGGGCGCGACATCCACTTCGTCAACGATGCGGATGCCGCAGGATACGCGGAGACCACCTTCGGCGCAGCGAAGGGCGTCGGCGGTCTCGTGATCCTCACGACCCTCGGGACGGGGATCGGCAGCGCGCTCATCTACAACGGCGTCCTCGTGCCCAACGCGGAACTCGGACACCTCGAGATCGACGGCCACGACGCGGAGTCCAGGGCGGCCTACTCCGCGAAAGAGCGCGAAGACCTCGACTGGAAGCACTGGACCAAGCGGCTCAACAAGTACTACGGATGGCTCGAGTTCCTGTTCTCGCCCGACCTGTTCGTGATCGGCGGCGGTGTCTCGAAGAACTGGGACGAATTCGCCCCGATGCTGGAGCTGAACACCAAGGCCGTGCCTGCGACGTACCGAAACAACGCCGGGATCCTGGGCGCTGCGGCGCTGGCTTCGAACGACCCCCGGGCCGACAGGGGCTGA
- a CDS encoding C4-type zinc ribbon domain-containing protein yields MKADPRDQSELLRVQELDNAIVQATRAIANPSQAKALATLEPTAADIRSRRLAVSGELDDAKAELTRMESDVAVVEARMERDSDRMQHTASVKDVAALEAELQALRKRRGDLEDIELNIMERIETLEAGLATIDAEGAETEGEVARLEAERAVEVTDWERKRADATTDRTTIASALPVDLVALYEKQRGRYGVGAARLVGGVSLGSNMKLSPSDLAVVRAAAPDEVVLCPDSGAILIRDENS; encoded by the coding sequence GTGAAAGCCGACCCGCGCGACCAGTCAGAGCTCCTGCGAGTACAGGAATTGGACAACGCCATCGTCCAGGCGACGAGGGCGATCGCGAATCCGTCGCAGGCGAAGGCACTGGCGACACTGGAGCCGACGGCGGCCGATATCCGCAGCAGACGTCTGGCGGTCTCCGGTGAGCTCGACGACGCCAAAGCCGAGCTCACCCGCATGGAATCGGATGTCGCGGTCGTCGAGGCGCGCATGGAGCGGGATTCCGACCGGATGCAGCACACCGCATCCGTGAAAGACGTCGCGGCCCTCGAAGCAGAGCTGCAAGCGCTGCGCAAGCGACGCGGCGACCTCGAGGACATCGAGCTGAACATCATGGAGCGCATCGAGACCCTCGAGGCCGGCCTGGCCACGATCGACGCCGAGGGCGCCGAGACCGAGGGCGAGGTGGCGCGGCTCGAGGCCGAGCGCGCGGTCGAGGTCACCGACTGGGAGCGCAAGCGAGCGGATGCCACGACCGACCGCACCACGATCGCCTCGGCACTTCCCGTCGATCTCGTCGCTTTGTACGAGAAGCAGCGTGGACGCTACGGTGTCGGCGCCGCCCGCCTCGTCGGCGGCGTCTCGCTCGGCTCCAACATGAAGCTGTCTCCGTCGGATCTCGCTGTCGTACGCGCAGCGGCGCCGGACGAGGTGGTGCTCTGCCCCGACAGCGGGGCCATCCTGATCCGCGACGAGAACTCCTGA
- a CDS encoding Nif3-like dinuclear metal center hexameric protein, whose protein sequence is MPTLAEFLSVVERLWPVAGAEAWDAPGPVTGDPQGSVTRVLLAVDAVSETVDEAVDGGFDVLAVHHPLLLRGVTSVAEDRYKGALIAKLIRGGCSLVAAHTNADVVPDGVSDVFAHRLGLVDVRPLVPGTTEDSGLGRVGRMPEPATLGHLARALADLLPPTATGIRVAGDYARPISTVALCGGAGDAFLAEPGVRSADVYITSDLRHHPASEFVEQSRLTGGPALIDVSHWAAEWLWLETAARQLRDALPGVAVEVSELRTDPWDFAVVQ, encoded by the coding sequence ATGCCGACTCTCGCCGAATTCCTCTCCGTGGTCGAACGGCTCTGGCCCGTTGCGGGAGCCGAGGCATGGGATGCGCCTGGGCCCGTCACCGGCGATCCGCAAGGCTCCGTCACCCGTGTTCTGCTCGCTGTCGACGCGGTGTCGGAAACGGTCGACGAAGCGGTCGACGGTGGATTCGACGTGCTCGCCGTGCACCATCCGCTTCTCCTGCGGGGCGTGACGAGCGTGGCGGAGGACCGCTACAAGGGCGCGCTCATCGCCAAGCTCATCCGCGGAGGATGCTCGTTGGTCGCCGCCCACACGAACGCCGACGTCGTGCCCGACGGCGTCTCGGATGTCTTCGCGCACCGACTCGGCCTCGTGGACGTGCGACCGCTGGTGCCGGGAACGACGGAGGACTCCGGCCTCGGCCGAGTCGGACGGATGCCGGAGCCCGCCACGCTCGGGCACCTCGCGCGAGCCCTCGCCGACCTCCTGCCGCCGACCGCCACCGGCATCCGGGTCGCAGGTGACTATGCACGCCCGATCTCGACCGTGGCTCTGTGCGGCGGCGCGGGTGACGCGTTCCTCGCGGAGCCGGGCGTGCGCTCAGCAGACGTCTACATCACATCCGACCTCCGCCATCATCCGGCGTCGGAGTTCGTCGAGCAGAGCAGACTGACCGGCGGACCGGCGCTGATCGACGTCTCGCACTGGGCCGCGGAATGGTTGTGGCTCGAGACCGCGGCACGGCAACTGCGCGACGCGCTGCCGGGCGTGGCGGTCGAGGTGAGCGAGCTGCGCACCGATCCGTGGGACTTCGCCGTCGTGCAGTGA
- a CDS encoding cytosine permease, producing MGTDLGEPDDGAVPEPPRRRTSFVPPKGAPAAQPNAPAERGREAADEDEAAGGTDGESSAAAQPEGDRNSDSGREEPGLADAPSNDAPLLRPPAVTPGTAASTTSARRGADAEQEAGDDTHDDDEIANALEHEVSLLTASLPIIRPESLFTPVQPPEPPYEPKTPVEREIAAQADQGDTLAAIERLEALIAARRGPEATSDEKRSDEQAGVEAEQGAERERAAATEPEGERTALPQPDEVSATASEVRAPDDAEIDEADAPFSGDLNASPTVDETASEPSDGERAAPESSVTTTGVAGAEAAPSAELDLPEEIPADDTIPRGLPSDAPDMDDTLPSTARRHPVEVAAMVAAAAAAEATPTDGAVTDTSATASTDLRTPGTDDGNVSGAAGAGILVDHRRPVTAEVPVIAEDELDVDVPDDVDDVASGDYGLVPIATPRVRAGEDVLTVGTPKAMPVFSIEQTGVEPTPLEYRVGRASRLFWLWFATGASVVIIGLGALLVAAGLNLVQVLVAAVLGIALSFIPLGLSSLTGVWSGQPTVVVSRATFGVVGNIVPAALILLVRLFWSAALLWLLSVTIADAAVASGWTSSRPLVLWTVFAVGIVVCVVVAVFGYALVAAVQAVAAVASSILALAIIFVAWPRAGWDRVVAAPYGEWIVVVEGAVLVFSILGLAWASAGGDLARYQRPGSAGTATALLTGLGAALPMLALVLFGAIVALAVPAQQGGLTADPVRMLVAGTPSWFAVPVVAAIAIGLLSALVVSLYSGGFAVQAVGVHLPRWTSVVMLGVLVALVGGGLVAAVPDVRSLVLGYPTTLAVPIAAWTGIFLGDFLLRRRRLATDSLLHRGGVYPDWRWWNVGGLAMISVIGLGLMRADATWLQWEGFIYRGLGVDPHGTLASSDLGVLFALVLGLGLGLLTGRRAVPAQEAASR from the coding sequence ATGGGGACCGACTTGGGGGAGCCGGACGACGGCGCGGTGCCCGAGCCGCCACGGCGGCGCACGAGCTTCGTGCCGCCGAAAGGTGCGCCCGCGGCGCAGCCCAATGCACCCGCAGAACGCGGTCGCGAGGCAGCCGACGAGGACGAGGCCGCGGGCGGAACTGACGGCGAGAGTTCCGCGGCGGCCCAGCCAGAGGGCGATCGCAACTCGGACTCTGGAAGGGAAGAGCCAGGGCTCGCCGACGCGCCCTCGAATGATGCGCCGCTGCTGCGGCCTCCAGCTGTCACGCCAGGAACTGCCGCGTCGACCACCTCTGCTCGGCGCGGAGCGGACGCGGAGCAGGAGGCCGGCGATGACACGCACGACGATGACGAGATCGCGAACGCCCTCGAGCACGAGGTGTCGCTGCTCACGGCGTCGCTGCCGATCATCCGCCCCGAGTCGCTCTTCACACCGGTCCAGCCGCCCGAGCCTCCATACGAGCCGAAGACGCCCGTCGAACGTGAGATCGCAGCGCAGGCGGATCAGGGCGACACCCTTGCCGCCATCGAGCGTCTGGAGGCCCTGATCGCCGCGAGGCGCGGACCTGAGGCGACCTCGGATGAGAAGAGATCGGACGAGCAGGCAGGCGTCGAGGCCGAACAGGGCGCGGAGCGCGAGCGGGCAGCCGCGACAGAGCCTGAAGGCGAACGCACGGCCCTGCCGCAGCCCGATGAGGTCAGCGCAACGGCGTCCGAAGTCCGCGCCCCGGACGACGCCGAGATCGACGAGGCTGATGCTCCGTTCTCGGGGGACCTGAATGCCTCGCCGACAGTCGACGAGACGGCATCCGAACCCTCGGACGGCGAACGAGCGGCGCCCGAGTCTTCCGTCACGACGACCGGGGTGGCAGGCGCTGAGGCCGCACCATCGGCGGAACTCGACCTCCCGGAAGAGATTCCCGCCGACGACACGATCCCGCGAGGTCTTCCCTCCGATGCTCCGGACATGGACGACACCCTCCCGAGCACCGCACGAAGGCATCCGGTTGAGGTGGCGGCAATGGTGGCGGCTGCCGCTGCTGCCGAGGCGACCCCGACAGACGGCGCAGTGACCGACACATCAGCCACCGCCTCAACGGATCTGCGCACGCCCGGAACCGACGACGGCAACGTGTCCGGGGCTGCCGGTGCGGGCATCCTGGTGGATCACCGTCGCCCTGTCACCGCAGAGGTGCCGGTCATCGCGGAGGACGAACTCGATGTCGACGTGCCGGACGACGTCGATGACGTGGCATCCGGCGATTACGGTCTTGTGCCGATCGCAACGCCTCGCGTGCGTGCGGGTGAAGACGTGCTCACGGTGGGCACGCCGAAGGCGATGCCGGTGTTCTCGATCGAGCAGACCGGCGTCGAGCCCACGCCGCTGGAGTACCGGGTCGGACGCGCCAGCCGTCTGTTCTGGCTGTGGTTCGCGACGGGAGCATCCGTCGTCATCATCGGCTTGGGCGCCCTCCTGGTCGCCGCCGGCCTCAATCTGGTGCAGGTTCTCGTCGCCGCGGTGCTCGGTATCGCGCTGTCCTTCATCCCGTTGGGACTCAGCTCGCTGACCGGGGTCTGGAGCGGCCAGCCCACCGTTGTCGTCTCACGTGCGACCTTCGGCGTGGTCGGCAACATCGTGCCCGCGGCGCTGATCCTGCTGGTCAGACTCTTCTGGAGCGCCGCTCTGCTGTGGTTGCTGTCCGTGACGATCGCGGACGCCGCCGTCGCATCCGGCTGGACCAGCAGCCGGCCGTTGGTGCTCTGGACAGTCTTCGCCGTCGGCATCGTGGTCTGCGTGGTGGTCGCCGTGTTCGGCTACGCGCTTGTCGCAGCCGTCCAGGCGGTCGCGGCCGTCGCGTCATCCATCCTCGCCCTTGCCATCATCTTCGTGGCGTGGCCTCGGGCTGGGTGGGATCGAGTCGTTGCCGCGCCATATGGAGAGTGGATCGTCGTCGTCGAGGGCGCAGTCCTCGTGTTCAGCATCCTCGGACTCGCCTGGGCGAGCGCAGGCGGCGATCTCGCGCGGTACCAGCGGCCGGGGTCGGCCGGCACCGCGACGGCGCTCTTGACCGGTCTGGGCGCCGCTCTGCCGATGCTCGCGCTCGTGCTGTTCGGTGCGATCGTGGCGCTCGCGGTGCCGGCGCAGCAGGGCGGGTTGACCGCGGATCCGGTGCGGATGCTCGTGGCAGGCACTCCGAGCTGGTTCGCCGTCCCCGTCGTGGCGGCGATCGCCATCGGCCTGCTGTCGGCACTGGTCGTGAGTCTGTATTCGGGCGGATTCGCGGTGCAGGCCGTCGGGGTCCATCTGCCGCGATGGACATCCGTTGTCATGCTCGGGGTGCTGGTCGCGCTGGTCGGCGGGGGACTGGTCGCCGCGGTGCCCGACGTGCGATCGCTCGTGCTCGGATACCCGACGACTCTCGCCGTGCCGATCGCGGCGTGGACAGGCATCTTCTTGGGCGACTTCCTGCTGCGCCGACGTCGGCTCGCCACCGACTCGCTGCTGCACCGCGGCGGCGTGTATCCGGACTGGCGGTGGTGGAACGTCGGCGGGCTCGCCATGATCAGTGTGATCGGCTTGGGTCTGATGCGTGCCGACGCAACCTGGTTGCAGTGGGAGGGGTTCATCTATCGGGGGCTCGGTGTCGACCCGCACGGCACGCTCGCGAGTTCCGATCTCGGGGTCCTGTTCGCTCTCGTGCTCGGCCTCGGGCTGGGCCTGCTGACCGGTCGACGAGCCGTGCCGGCGCAGGAGGCCGCCAGTCGCTGA
- a CDS encoding thymidylate synthase gives MDSAIPTPYEDLLRDVLEHGSPKSDRTGTGTLSVFGRQLRFDLAEGFPLITTKRVHFRSVAYELLWFLRGDSNVRWLQEHGVTIWDEWADANGDLGPVYGVQWRSWPTPDGGHLDQISAVLDTLRSDPDSRRMIVSAWNVAEIPQMALAPCHALFQFYVADGKLSCQLYQRSADLFLGVPFNIASYALLTQLVADQVGLEPGEFVWTGGDCHIYDNHLDQVREQLSRAPFPAPRLAITGHPESIFDYEFEDFEVVGYQHHPAIRAAVAV, from the coding sequence ATGGACTCGGCGATCCCCACCCCGTACGAAGATCTCCTCCGCGACGTGCTCGAGCACGGATCCCCGAAGTCCGATCGGACCGGCACGGGCACGCTCAGCGTCTTCGGCCGTCAGCTCCGCTTCGACCTCGCCGAAGGTTTCCCGCTCATCACCACCAAACGCGTGCACTTCCGCTCCGTCGCGTACGAGCTGCTCTGGTTCCTTCGAGGTGATTCGAACGTCCGCTGGCTTCAGGAGCACGGCGTGACGATCTGGGACGAATGGGCAGACGCGAACGGGGACCTCGGGCCGGTGTACGGAGTTCAGTGGCGATCGTGGCCGACCCCGGATGGCGGACACCTCGACCAGATCTCAGCAGTGCTCGACACCCTGCGCAGCGACCCGGACTCTCGTCGGATGATCGTGTCGGCGTGGAACGTCGCGGAAATCCCGCAGATGGCGCTCGCGCCGTGCCATGCGTTGTTCCAGTTCTACGTCGCGGATGGCAAGCTGTCGTGCCAGCTCTACCAGCGCAGCGCCGACCTCTTTCTCGGCGTCCCGTTCAACATCGCCAGCTACGCGCTTCTCACCCAGTTGGTCGCCGACCAGGTAGGTCTGGAGCCGGGCGAGTTCGTCTGGACCGGCGGCGACTGCCACATCTACGACAACCACCTCGATCAGGTGCGCGAGCAGCTGTCCAGGGCTCCGTTCCCGGCGCCGCGGCTGGCCATCACCGGGCATCCGGAGAGCATCTTCGACTACGAGTTCGAGGACTTCGAGGTGGTCGGCTATCAGCATCACCCGGCGATCCGCGCTGCGGTAGCCGTATGA
- a CDS encoding dihydrofolate reductase has translation MTIGLIWAQANGGIIGADGAIPWHVSEDSRHFRAVTTGGDVVMGRKTWDSLPPRFRPLPGRRNIVVSRDLDWRADSAERVGSVADAIALAEADVWIIGGGQIYAEAIDLADLLEVTEIDLDVDGDTVAPAIGDSWRLSSVEPSTGWATSDAGVRYRFLSYVRR, from the coding sequence ATGACCATCGGGCTGATCTGGGCGCAGGCGAACGGCGGGATCATCGGCGCGGATGGTGCGATTCCGTGGCACGTGTCGGAGGACAGCAGGCACTTCCGCGCCGTGACGACGGGTGGGGATGTCGTGATGGGACGCAAGACGTGGGATTCGCTGCCGCCGCGCTTCCGTCCGCTCCCCGGGCGACGCAACATCGTCGTGTCTCGCGACCTCGACTGGCGTGCGGACAGTGCGGAACGCGTTGGTTCCGTCGCGGATGCCATCGCACTGGCCGAGGCTGACGTGTGGATCATCGGTGGCGGACAGATCTACGCGGAAGCCATCGACCTCGCCGACCTGCTGGAGGTGACCGAGATCGACCTCGACGTCGACGGAGACACCGTCGCTCCCGCGATCGGTGACAGCTGGCGCCTCTCGTCCGTCGAACCCAGTACCGGATGGGCGACGTCGGATGCGGGCGTGCGCTACCGATTCCTGAGCTACGTACGACGCTGA
- a CDS encoding M23 family metallopeptidase, which yields MLCTILLTATFGGIGAARADDPATPAPTTTPADTSTPTPDPSTTPTPDPTDTPTPDPTGTPTPTPTGTPDPTGTPTPTPTDTSTPTDGDTGDPSNLPSPESTGDGDTAALTDGGGLSDSAMQALQDAIDKAQSSLDSAQSVLDSATTDYDAAKAAYANAKTLATAADRIADNADTAAKAAAAKLMVALNQSHSDSATTTLGAVLGNPGASSSSENLLQRLTAANQLGNMHGPLDELTARAISTAKHANALKDAAQKADATVASVPLAQKKTAKKAAQTAVDAAQASLDAAINAMVQASSGTADDSFSDDFRLSSGSWVDPVKGPITDVFGPRPSQPAGSPVFHPGVDIGAACMTVIVAAADGTVSFAGPYSGYGNFILIDHGDGVQTAYGHISDGTIMVTPGQQVTAGQPIARVGSTGESTGCHLHIEVRIDGTAIDPMPFFADRGVTLGQ from the coding sequence GTGCTCTGCACGATTCTGCTGACGGCGACCTTCGGCGGAATCGGCGCTGCGCGGGCGGACGACCCCGCAACCCCTGCACCGACGACAACGCCGGCCGACACGTCCACGCCGACACCCGATCCGTCGACGACTCCCACCCCGGATCCCACGGACACGCCCACCCCGGATCCCACGGGAACACCGACACCCACACCGACGGGCACGCCGGATCCCACGGGAACACCGACACCCACGCCGACGGACACCTCGACTCCGACGGACGGCGACACCGGAGATCCTTCGAACCTGCCATCCCCCGAGTCGACAGGGGACGGCGACACCGCGGCGCTCACGGACGGCGGCGGACTCAGCGACAGCGCCATGCAGGCCCTCCAAGATGCGATCGACAAGGCGCAGAGTTCGCTGGACAGTGCGCAGTCCGTGCTCGATTCCGCGACGACGGACTATGACGCGGCCAAGGCGGCGTACGCGAACGCCAAAACCCTCGCGACGGCCGCGGACCGGATAGCAGACAACGCCGACACCGCGGCGAAGGCGGCCGCCGCGAAGCTCATGGTGGCGCTCAACCAGTCCCACTCCGACTCCGCAACGACGACACTCGGCGCTGTGCTGGGCAACCCCGGAGCTTCATCAAGCAGCGAGAACCTCCTGCAACGGCTCACCGCCGCGAACCAGCTGGGCAACATGCACGGCCCGCTTGACGAGCTCACCGCACGGGCCATTTCCACCGCCAAGCACGCGAACGCGCTGAAGGACGCGGCGCAGAAGGCGGATGCCACGGTCGCTTCCGTTCCGCTCGCCCAGAAGAAGACTGCTAAGAAGGCTGCCCAAACGGCGGTGGACGCCGCGCAGGCATCCCTCGACGCGGCGATCAATGCGATGGTCCAGGCGTCCAGCGGTACTGCCGACGACAGCTTCTCAGACGACTTCCGGCTGTCGTCCGGAAGCTGGGTCGATCCGGTGAAGGGGCCCATCACCGACGTGTTCGGCCCGCGTCCGTCGCAGCCGGCCGGATCGCCCGTCTTCCATCCCGGTGTCGACATCGGTGCGGCGTGCATGACCGTCATCGTCGCTGCCGCGGACGGCACCGTCAGCTTCGCGGGACCGTACAGCGGCTACGGGAACTTCATCCTGATCGATCACGGCGACGGCGTGCAGACCGCATACGGTCATATCTCCGACGGCACGATCATGGTCACGCCCGGACAACAGGTGACCGCTGGCCAGCCGATCGCGCGCGTGGGAAGCACCGGCGAGTCGACCGGGTGCCACCTGCACATCGAAGTCCGGATCGACGGCACGGCGATCGATCCGATGCCGTTCTTCGCCGACCGGGGTGTGACCCTCGGCCAGTGA
- a CDS encoding peroxiredoxin: MALENDTQAPDFELPNQFGEHIRLSDYRGKSAVALVFFPLAFSGTCTGELCELRDNLEIFRADGVELIGISVDSKFALRAWAGQESYDFTLLSDFWPHGDTAKQYGVFLEDKGFANRATFLIDSSGIIRESFITAPGEARTLEAYRIALEELKAA; encoded by the coding sequence GTGGCCCTCGAGAACGACACTCAGGCACCTGATTTCGAGCTGCCGAACCAGTTCGGCGAGCACATCCGGCTCAGTGACTACCGCGGAAAGAGCGCTGTGGCGCTGGTCTTCTTCCCCCTCGCCTTCTCCGGCACCTGCACCGGCGAGCTGTGCGAGCTGCGCGACAACCTCGAGATCTTCCGGGCGGACGGCGTCGAACTGATCGGCATCTCGGTCGACTCGAAGTTCGCGCTGCGCGCCTGGGCGGGGCAGGAGTCGTACGACTTCACGCTGCTGAGTGACTTCTGGCCGCACGGCGACACCGCAAAGCAGTACGGCGTGTTCTTGGAGGACAAAGGCTTCGCGAACCGCGCCACCTTCCTCATCGACTCGAGCGGAATCATCCGCGAGAGCTTCATCACGGCGCCGGGCGAGGCGCGAACCCTCGAGGCGTACCGCATCGCGCTGGAGGAGCTCAAGGCGGCCTGA